Genomic segment of Yoonia sp. R2331:
TGTCCGCGACCAATGTGGCCTGACTGAACACCTTGACGTCGGGGCCTAGGGCGTCCTGAAAAATTTCGGCCATCAGCGGGTAGTGAGTACAGCCCAGCACCGCTGCATCGGGTTTTGGCATCTTGCGCTGCAAAGCCTCCACATGGGACCGCACAAGCGCCTCTGCCAGGATCAGGTCGCCGTCTTCGATGGCGTCGACCACGCCGCCGCAGGCCTGTGCCTCTACGTCGACGCCGATCGCGCGGAACGCCAGTTCGCGCTGGAATGCGCGGCTGCTGACGGTGGCTGGCGTGGCAAAAAGGGCGACGTGCTTGACGCCAACTTCACGCGGGGGGGAATTGTCACCCCACTGCCGTTCGGTCAGCGCCTCGATCAGCGGCACAAAGACGCCCAGCACACGCTTGTCCTGCGGCACCCAGCCTTCCTGCATCCGCCGCAATGCAGCGGCAGAGGCGGTGTTGCAGGCCAGAATCACCAGATCACAGCCCGCATCAAACAACCGCTGCGTAGCGGCAGTGGTCAGGTCATAGATGTTGTCTGCATCGCGCACGCCATAGGGGGTGTGTGCGCTGTCGCCCAGATAGACCAACGGTACGTCTGGCAGGCGCTTTTGCACCGCGTCCAAAACCGTCAGTCCGCCCAATCCGCTGTCAAATATGCCGACTGCCATGCGTCTTGCCCTTGTATCGCGCCTCAAATTCGTGGCCCAGCGTCGTGGATACAACAGGCCCTGGAGACAGGTCATACGTGGCTTTGCGCAGGAAATCCATGCAGTCTTTGGGGTTGGGATGCGCACGCCGCAGCGTGGCTGCCGGGATCGGTTCACCGATGCAAATTCGCACATCTGTGCCGATCCGGGTCTTGAATTCACGGATCAGCAGCCCCATCCGCAAAGTGGTGTGCAGATGGCTGGCAACCTGAAACAGACGGCTGGTTGAGCCGTCAAAATAGAGCGGCACCACCATCGCGTCACTTTTCTGGATCATCTTGGCGGTAAAGTTGCGCCAAACCGGGTCCATCGGTGGCGCAAAGGGTCTGGCCGCCGTCGACACGGTGCCGCCGGGAAAGACGCCAATTGCCCCACCTTGTTCCAGATAGCAAAGCGCCGCCTTGCGGGTGGCGATGTTTGTGGCGATCGCATCTTTGGTATCGTCAAAGTTGACTGGCAGGATCACCTTTTCCAGATCAGGCGCATCGCGAAACACTTTGTGCGCCAGAACGCGGAAATCAGCGTCTCGCCGTTCTGACATGATCCGCCCCAGCATCAATCCATCGAGAATACCGTAAGGGTGATTGGCGACCACGATCACGGGTCCGGTGCGCGGAATATTGTCGAGTGATCCGCGGGCGACATCAAGTCCAATGCCGTAACGCGTTGTAATCACGTCCCAAAAATCAGCCCCCTGCGCAACCTCTTGACCGTAACCACGGGCCTTGCGGATCAACCTGCCGCGGCCTGTTGCCGCCTCCATTGCGCGGATCATCAAACGACCGGGCCGAGTTTCGGCGGAATGGGAATAGCTGATATCGCGGGCCATGCGCCGTTCTGTTCGCATTGTCGTCTCACTCATCTTGGTGCGACACTCTATTTCGCATCTATGAAGAAATTACGACAGTCGATCATTCCGCTGCGCGCTTCAATCCCTCAGGGTTGCGTAAATGTGCCAGCAACTCTTCCCGGCGCTTGGCCGCTTTTGCCGCATTGGCCGCCTTCACTGGACCAAAGCCCCGGATGTCGAGCGGCAGACGCGCCAAAGCGACCGCGGCGTCCAGGGTCTGCGGGGTCACAATGCGCAGCACCTCGGCCATGTCGCGTTCGTATTCGACAATCAGCGCACGTTCCATGCGCCGCTCAGCGGTGTAGCCAAAGGGATCAAGGGGCGTGCCACGCAGCCGCTTGAACCGCGCAAGCACCGGAAACGCCCGCGCCATGCGTGCGCCATAAGCCTTCTTACGCGGACGACCATCGGCACCGGTCTTGGCCAGCAGTGGCGGCGCAAGGTGATAGGTCAGTTTCAGGTCCCCATCAAAGGTCTCACGCGCTTTGGCCTCTGTGTTCAGCAACAGGCGCGCGACTTCGTATTCGTCCTTGTACGACAAGAGCTTGTGATACCCTTCTGCCACCGCTTCTTGCAGCGGGCCGTCGCATTGATCCACCAATTTGCGATAGCGCTTTGCAAGCCGATTGCCCTGATAGGCCACCAGATGATCCGCCCGGAACGCGATCCGCTCTGCCAGCGTTTTGGGCAAATGCGTGACGTCGGGTGTGATGATCCGCGACACTTCTTCTGGATGCAGGACCGCCCAACGCCCCAGCGCAAACGCGCGTTTGTTGCGTTCCACGGCGGTGCCGTTCAGCGTGATGGCGCGCAGGATCGCATCTTCCGACAGCGGGATCGCGCCCTGCTGCCATGCGGCCCCAAAAACCATCATGTTGGAATATATGCTGTCGCCCATCACCGCCTTGGCCAGCGCGCTGGCGTCAAACATCGCGAGCCCATCGCGCAGCCGCGCCTGAAGCGACAGGGCAAGCTGTTCGGCGGGCAGTTTGAAATCCGTGTTGCGGGTGAATTCTCCGGTTACAATCTCGTGGCTGTTGACCACCCCGCGGGTGCGCCCGGTGCGCATCAGGCCCAGCGTCTTGGCACCTGCGCTGACCACAAGATCGCCGCCAATCAGCGCGTCACATTCGCCCGTTCTGACCCGGATCGCGGCGATGTCCTCTGGCGTATCGGCCAGACGGCAATGGATATGCACCGCACCACCCTTTTGCGCGAGCCCGGCCATTTCCATCATGCCGGCCCCCTTGCCGTCCAGATGGGCCGCCATCGCCATCACTGCACCAATGGTCACCACCCCGGTGCCACCGACGCCTGTGATCACCACATTGTGGGTGCCGTTGATCTGCGGCAGCACCGGTGCGGGCAATTCGCCGATGTCCACATCTGCGGTTGCCTGTTTCTTGATCTGCGCGCCTGCGATGGTCACGAATGATGGGCAAAAGCCGTTCACGCAGGAAAAGTCCTTGTTGCAGGATGATTGGTCAATCGCGCGTTTTCGGCCCAGTTCGGTCTCTGCCGGAACGATCGACACACAGTTTGATTGCACGCCGCAATCGCCGCAGCCTTCACAGACATCGGTGTTGATAAAGACCCGCTTGTCGGGGTCCGGGAACAGCCCGCGCTTGCGGCGGCGGCGCTTTTCTGCGGCACAGGTCTGGATGTAGACCAGCGCGCTGACGCCTTTGACCTTGGTCAATTCCTCTTGCACGCGTGGCAATTCGGCACGTTCGGAAAACATCACCGATTTGGGGAAAAGTTCGGCGTGCACGTCTTCCTTGTCGTCATAGACAACCTCGACCCGTTTGACGCCCATCGCAACCAATTCGTGGCAGATTTGATCTGCGGTCAGATCACCGTCATTGCCCTGCCCGCCGGTCATGGCGACTGCATCATTGTAAAGGATCTTATAGGTGATCGTGGTGCCCGCCATCAGCGCAAAGCGGATCGCCTGCACACCGGAATGATTGTATGTGCCGTCACCGATGTTCTGAAACACATGGCCGGTCTTGCTGAACGGTGCCTCGCCCACCCAATTGGCACCCTCGCCTCCCATCTGGGTAAAGCCAACCGTGTCACGGTCCATCCATTGCACCATGTAGTGACAGCCGATCCCGGCATAGGCGCGGCTGCCATCAGGGACTTTGGTGGATGAATTATGCGGGCAGCCGGAACAGAAGTATGGCAGACGCGCCGCAAGTTCAGGCGCATTGTCAGCCTTTTTGGCGGCGGCAATCGCCTCGAGCCCGGCGGTGATACCGCCCGCGTTGCAGCCCTCTTCCTGCAAGATGCCGCCCAGCTTTTCGGCGATCCAGATCGGGTTCAAGTCGCCCTTCGTCGGAAACACCTCTTCCCGGCGGCCTTCGGAATGCTCGTCGCCCTTATGCCAGCCGTAAACGCGCCGCCCTTGCCGGTCATCAAAGATCGCTTCTTTGACCTGCACTTCGATCAACTTGCGCTTTTCTTCCACGACCACAATCAGGTCAAGCCCTTCGGCCCATTCGTGAAAGCTGGCCATATCCAGCGGCCAGACCTGCCCCACCTTGTAGGTGGTGATACCAAGGCGCGTCGCCTCATCCGCGTCGATGCCCAAGAGGTTCAGCGCGTGCACAAGGTCGAGGTAATTTTTGCCCGCCGCGACAAAGCCGATGCGCGCACCGGGCTTGCCCCATTTGCGCTGATCCATCTTGTTGGCGCGCGAAAATGCTTCTGCCGCAAAGCGTTTGTGGTCGATCATCCGCGCCTCTTGCAGCTGCGGCGTGTCGACAAGCCGGATGTTCAATCCGCCCTCTGGCAGCGGTATATCAGGCGTTTCAAAGGTCAGGCGATGCGGGTCGCCGTCGACAACAGAGGTGACTTCAACCGTGTCTTTCATGGTTTTCAGACCGACCCAGACACCAGCATAGCGGCTCAGCGCCCAGGCATAGAGGCCATAGTCGATAATCTCCTGCACACCAGCCGGGCTGACGATGGGCATGTAGGCGTCCAGCATCGCCCAGTCGGATTGGTGCAAGGTGGTCGAGCTTTCGCCGGTGTGATCATCGCCCATCGCCATGATGACACCGCCGTGCTGGCTGCTGCCTGCCATGTTGGCGTGGCGCATCACATCACCGGACCGGTCGACACCGGGGCCCTTGCCGTACCACAGACCAAAGACACCGTCATACTTGCCCTCGCCCCGCAACTCGGCCTGTTGGCTGCCCCACAGCGCTGTTGCGGCAAGGTCTTCGTTCAGACCGGGTTGAAAGGTGATCTGGTTCTTTACCAGAACCTCGGACGCGCGGGTCATTTGCATGTCCACCGCGCCAAGTGGTGATCCGCGATAGCCGGTCACATAGCCCGCTGTGTCCAGCCCCGCCAGCGCGTCCCGCGCGCGTTGCATCAGCATCAGCCGCACCAGTGCCTGAGTGCCATTCAGCAACACGTGCCGCTTGTTCAGATCATAGCGGTCGTTCAGCGAGATCTCTTCCCGGCCCATGATGCACCTCCCAATGCGCCAACTTACTCTGATGATAGGTCAAACTTTCTGACCTATAAAGCACGAATTGCTGATCTGGTTCATTTGCATTGTGGCACGTAATCAGCGTAATGAACGAGCCATAAGAGCATCAAAACCTTTGCAACGGACACGTGATGGACTGGGACAAGCTAAGAATATTTCACGCCGTCGCGGATGCCGGATCGCTGACGCATGCCGGTGACACGCTGCATTTGTCCCAATCGGCGGTCAGTCGGCAAATCCGCGCGCTCGAAGAATCACTC
This window contains:
- a CDS encoding lysophospholipid acyltransferase family protein, whose protein sequence is MRTERRMARDISYSHSAETRPGRLMIRAMEAATGRGRLIRKARGYGQEVAQGADFWDVITTRYGIGLDVARGSLDNIPRTGPVIVVANHPYGILDGLMLGRIMSERRDADFRVLAHKVFRDAPDLEKVILPVNFDDTKDAIATNIATRKAALCYLEQGGAIGVFPGGTVSTAARPFAPPMDPVWRNFTAKMIQKSDAMVVPLYFDGSTSRLFQVASHLHTTLRMGLLIREFKTRIGTDVRICIGEPIPAATLRRAHPNPKDCMDFLRKATYDLSPGPVVSTTLGHEFEARYKGKTHGSRHI
- a CDS encoding indolepyruvate ferredoxin oxidoreductase family protein, coding for MGREEISLNDRYDLNKRHVLLNGTQALVRLMLMQRARDALAGLDTAGYVTGYRGSPLGAVDMQMTRASEVLVKNQITFQPGLNEDLAATALWGSQQAELRGEGKYDGVFGLWYGKGPGVDRSGDVMRHANMAGSSQHGGVIMAMGDDHTGESSTTLHQSDWAMLDAYMPIVSPAGVQEIIDYGLYAWALSRYAGVWVGLKTMKDTVEVTSVVDGDPHRLTFETPDIPLPEGGLNIRLVDTPQLQEARMIDHKRFAAEAFSRANKMDQRKWGKPGARIGFVAAGKNYLDLVHALNLLGIDADEATRLGITTYKVGQVWPLDMASFHEWAEGLDLIVVVEEKRKLIEVQVKEAIFDDRQGRRVYGWHKGDEHSEGRREEVFPTKGDLNPIWIAEKLGGILQEEGCNAGGITAGLEAIAAAKKADNAPELAARLPYFCSGCPHNSSTKVPDGSRAYAGIGCHYMVQWMDRDTVGFTQMGGEGANWVGEAPFSKTGHVFQNIGDGTYNHSGVQAIRFALMAGTTITYKILYNDAVAMTGGQGNDGDLTADQICHELVAMGVKRVEVVYDDKEDVHAELFPKSVMFSERAELPRVQEELTKVKGVSALVYIQTCAAEKRRRRKRGLFPDPDKRVFINTDVCEGCGDCGVQSNCVSIVPAETELGRKRAIDQSSCNKDFSCVNGFCPSFVTIAGAQIKKQATADVDIGELPAPVLPQINGTHNVVITGVGGTGVVTIGAVMAMAAHLDGKGAGMMEMAGLAQKGGAVHIHCRLADTPEDIAAIRVRTGECDALIGGDLVVSAGAKTLGLMRTGRTRGVVNSHEIVTGEFTRNTDFKLPAEQLALSLQARLRDGLAMFDASALAKAVMGDSIYSNMMVFGAAWQQGAIPLSEDAILRAITLNGTAVERNKRAFALGRWAVLHPEEVSRIITPDVTHLPKTLAERIAFRADHLVAYQGNRLAKRYRKLVDQCDGPLQEAVAEGYHKLLSYKDEYEVARLLLNTEAKARETFDGDLKLTYHLAPPLLAKTGADGRPRKKAYGARMARAFPVLARFKRLRGTPLDPFGYTAERRMERALIVEYERDMAEVLRIVTPQTLDAAVALARLPLDIRGFGPVKAANAAKAAKRREELLAHLRNPEGLKRAAE
- a CDS encoding glutamate racemase, giving the protein MAVGIFDSGLGGLTVLDAVQKRLPDVPLVYLGDSAHTPYGVRDADNIYDLTTAATQRLFDAGCDLVILACNTASAAALRRMQEGWVPQDKRVLGVFVPLIEALTERQWGDNSPPREVGVKHVALFATPATVSSRAFQRELAFRAIGVDVEAQACGGVVDAIEDGDLILAEALVRSHVEALQRKMPKPDAAVLGCTHYPLMAEIFQDALGPDVKVFSQATLVADSLSDYLERRPEMVGPGQETAFLTTGDPRRVSDRATQFLRRKIAFEAA